The proteins below come from a single Lodderomyces elongisporus chromosome 3, complete sequence genomic window:
- a CDS encoding uncharacterized protein (BUSCO:EOG092605VU) → MIYPISQLLITRILLIACLFTLGDALSFQNVTQPSLKYSSFGDRIGFFGSFAASSFYSHIGSSDSLSLPLSSSSSSSSSSSSNLQGSDNNAKRDDDGSGSSTNNSNLYLQDNGSGSSLKFGQVNGEIKQILRISDDEIVINGDFDSFNGESIKSPFIYNITSNSTTTIISDSDKLNGTVNTVFVDDNLIYLGGNFTFNSTVGVAIYNTSSSKLQSALFQGFGENATINTITKIVASGDEKDSDGQGSIIFGGKFDTLGLADLLVHNITTNSTKNHNSSNSSIVSAEQLIPLRHGVFTSVNGADNAEDSLVICPSDSNEWAATAGSGAEWKVELPDEMKGIVPTKARIYIPDSSDGVKLFRIYTFPNNGIMNLTYIDPSTNEVAHCDAWCPLTAFDDLNEYVDRNRDNATDLNEDDVFVDEEDGTFFKYYDPDTMTKNLGYGSNFQEFAFVNEVGIDSVGLTILEWYGDQGVFSGFELYQDAITVYGNNTLNEPNCDDEFSKENNNYAEIVAGDFQSAKSVYSQVTNTDYLVTFDTDAKIVLYPNISYSGDYSIIMNTPGCATDNTCLQRSIVNVTVIDGNNSVLSTDLIYQNNENYKFDYLYYGHLTAGDHANRIEVSYHDSINADTANPMMVVDKVVADIVSLDSYYERNSTNNTKSNLRSYLTYTELNGLFEYSLANFTDFDENLVHYKVNNKTLISLNNTFVGNSSINVLSGRFSNNSEINEIIVTGTNANDQNYLKILGNFESDSKNLTLTNNNIVTLNISSYNSTLNETNINLLTSLKRKSKRDTQTISGVSFNDTIVKIASVGAGVVYLGQFSATGSDEFKDLSNKNESTSQANNFALLVNNQWYSFGNDFVDASFDQFTNATIDGTEYYIFSAQGTIFKTWDNSNFTWSDRQLNLTQATQLSSTQQILGGSGFNIMDIYSQDQAYIQNAKFDKFGMNVEASGGNRSSFISESFYVNDTLSIVAGNFVSGDVEKIGILNNSDPTNSITILSEDIKWDNDTVIETLYVDSTGDYLFIGVNGSVEINNDNVTGIVIYDLVNNTFMSIQPAALSNSNGDPIHINSVVLYDDDDKLLVGGDFDTAGSLSCPSLCVYDLVNTRWINPQSDAEQSTSVSGVVTDMKFYSSNRVLIAGTNLTLSNKDVTFMTYNFNNGAFDTKSSLNKLNKGVNRFILNDRSNSDLSGRMIALGNDYIAGFDGENWSNIDSGVDYDTNFYTFNDMKLLTLQKSTSYNQTYFDDDKILLVAGTFTLDEYGLVNMALFNGTSWIPYVYTTSVGDESQIGDIQTILINDAYRFQSSDDLKNLNKYLSKGKVVGISLACALGSTALLGLLYIIPYFALLKNRKGYVQRIHESDMMQAVNPEDLLHEIDLQREK, encoded by the coding sequence ATGATCTACCCAATTTCACAACTCCTTATTACTAGGATTCTACTAATAGCATGCCTCTTCACCTTGGGAGACGCGTTGTCATTCCAAAATGTCACCCAACCACTGCTAAAATATAGCTCATTCGGCGATCGAATAGGCTTTTTTGGATCATTTGCTGCATCTAGCTTTTACAGCCATATAGGATCATCGGATTCTTTGTCCTTGCCcttgtcatcatcatcatcatcatcttcttcttcttcttcgaaTCTACAGGGGTCGGATAATAATGCCAAAagagatgatgatggtctGGGAAGCTCCACCAACAACTCAAATTTATATTTGCAGGACAATGGCAGCGGATCAAGTTTGAAATTTGGCCAAGTCAATGGTGAAATAAAGCAAATTTTAAGAATCTCGGACGATGAGATTGTCATCAATGGTGATTTTGACTCATTCAATGGAGAATCAATCAAGAGCCCTTTTATTTACAACATCACTTCAAACTCAACCACAACCATAATCTCGGATAGTGACAAATTAAATGGAACTGTAAACACCGTTTTTGTTGACGATAATCTTATATATCTAGGAGGTAACTTTACATTCAATAGTACGGTTGGTGTCGCAATCTACAATACCAGCTCTAGCAAACTTCAATCAGCTTTATTTCAAGGATTTGGTGAAAATGCAACAATCAACACCATCACTAAAATTGTGGCTTCTGGTGACGAAAAAGATTCCGACGGTCAAGGCTCGATTATATTTGGTGGCAAATTTGATACCCTTGGTTTAGCAGACTTGCTTGTACACAACATCACTACAAATAGTACCAAAAATCATAATCTGTCTAATTCATCGATTGTTAGTGCAGAACAGTTGATTCCTTTACGGCATGGTGTTTTTACTTCTGTGAATGGTGCCGATAATGCCGAGGACTCACTCGTCATTTGTCCATCAGACAGCAATGAATgggcagcaacagcaggtTCAGGTGCTGAATGGAAGGTTGAATTACCTGATGAAATGAAGGGAATTGTTCCAACAAAGGCAAGAATCTACATACCAGATAGTAGTGATGGAGTCAAATTGTTCAGGATTTATACCTTTCCAAACAACGGTATTATGAATTTAACATATATTGACCCCTCTACTAATGAAGTTGCTCATTGTGATGCATGGTGTCCATTAACTGCATTTGATGACTTGAATGAGTATGTTGATAGAAACAGAGACAATGCAACAGATTTGAATGAAGACGACGTTTTTGtcgatgaagaagatggaaCCTTTTTTAAATATTATGATCCCGACACTATGACGAAAAATTTGGGATACGGCTCAAACTTCCAAGAGTTTGCATTCGTTAACGAGGTTGGTATCGATTCAGTGGGTCTCACTATATTGGAATGGTATGGTGACCAAGGCGTTTTTAGTGGGTTTGAATTGTACCAAGACGCCATAACTGTTTATGGTAACAATACCTTGAATGAGCCAAATTGTGATGACGAGTTTTCCAAGGAAAACAATAACTATGCTGAAATTGTTGCAGGTGACTTTCAGTCTGCCAAGTCCGTCTATTCGCAAGTCACAAATACAGATTACCTTGTTACGTTTGATACCGATGCCAAGATTGTGCTTTACCCAAATATCTCGTACTCTGGTGATTACTCTATCATTATGAATACCCCAGGATGCGCAACTGATAACACATGTTTGCAAAGAAGTATTGTTAATGTCACTGTTATCGATGGAAATAATCTGGTTTTATCGACGGACTTGATTTATCAAAACAACGAGAATTACAAATTTGACTATTTGTACTATGGTCATCTAACTGCTGGCGATCATGCCAATCGTATAGAAGTATCGTATCACGATTCCATTAATGCAGATACTGCAAACCCAATGATGGTCGTTGACAAGGTTGTCGCGGatattgtttctttggACAGTTATTACGAGAGAAATTCGACAAACAACACTAAATCAAACTTGCGCTCCTATTTGACGTATACTGAACTCAATGGTTTATTTGAGTACTCTCTCGCCAACTTCACTGATTTTGATGAGAATTTGGTTCATTACAAAGTCAATAATAAGACTTTAATTAGTTTGAATAACACATTCGTCGGAAATTCCTCAATCAACGTACTTAGTGGTCGGTTCTCAAACAATTCAGAGATTAACGAAATTATCGTTACTGGTACTAATGCCAACGATCAAAATTACTTGAAAATCTTGGGCAACTTCGAATCAGATAGTAAAAATTTAACATTGACCAATAATAATATCGTCACCTTGAACATATCTTCCTACAATTCAACTTTGAATGAAACCAATATCAACCTTCTTACTTccttgaaaagaaagagcaaaagagaTACACAAACTATTTCTGGAGTATCTTTCAACGATACTATAGTGAAAATAGCTTCTGTGGGCGCTGGTGTTGTATACCTTGGTCAATTTTCTGCTACTGGTTCAGATGAATTTAAAGACTTGTCTAACAAGAATGAATCGACATCGCAAGCCAACAATTTTGCATTGTTAGTGAATAATCAATGGTATAGCTTTGGTAATGACTTTGTTGACGCGTCATTTGATCAGTTTACAAATGCAACGATTGATGGCACCGAGTATTATATTTTCTCAGCTCAAGGAACTATATTCAAAACATGGGACAATTCAAATTTTACATGGTCTGATCGTCAGCTAAACCTCACACAAGCCACACAATTATCTTCAACGCAGCAAATTTTAGGCGGAAGCGGCTTTAACATCATGGACATTTACTCACAGGACCAAGCGTATATCCAAAATGCCAAGTTTGATAAATTTGGAATGAACGTTGAGGCGAGTGGCGGTAATCGATCCTCGTTCATCTCTGAATCTTTTTATGTTAATGACACTTTAAGTATTGTTGCGGGAAATTTTGTCTCTGGAGatgttgaaaagattgGCATCTTGAACAATAGTGATCCAACAAACTCAATCACAATACTTCTGGAAGATATTAAATGGGATAATGATACAGTGATTGAAACGTTGTACGTTGACAGCACTGGTGACTACTTATTTATCGGTGTAAATGGATCTGTTGAAATCAACAATGATAATGTTACTGGAATTGTGATTTACGACTTGGTTAACAATACATTTATGTCTATACAACCAGCCGCGCTTTCAAATAGCAATGGTGATCCAATCCACATTAACTCGGTCGTATTgtatgacgatgacgataaATTACTTGTTGGTGGCGATTTCGATACCGCTGGTTCGCTTAGCTGTCCATCACTTTGTGTTTATGACTTGGTCAACACGAGATGGATCAACCCACAAAGTGATGCTGAGCAGTCGACTTCGGTCTCAGGTGTTGTTACAGATATGAAGTTTTACCTGTCGAATCGAGTTTTGATTGCTGGAACGAACCTCACGTTGAGCAATAAGGATGTTACATTCATGACCTATAATTTTAACAATGGCGCTTTCGATACTAAATCCTCgttaaataaattaaacaaGGGAGTCAACAGGTTTATTTTAAATGATCGCTCTAATAGTGATTTGAGTGGCAGAATGATTGCACTTGGCAATGATTATATTGCTGGTTTTGATGGGGAGAATTGGAGCAATATCGATTCTGGAGTAGACTATGATACTAACTTTTACACTTTTAATGACATGAAATTGCTCACGTTGCAAAAGTCAACGTCTTACAACCAAACCTACTTTGACGATGACAAGATCCTATTGGTTGCTGGGACATTTACACTTGATGAATATGGGCTTGTCAATATGGCGTTATTCAATGGAACATCCTGGATTCCATACGTTTATACTACTTCGGTTGGTGACGAATCCCAAATCGGAGATATTCAAACTATTTTGATTAATGATGCATACAGATTCCAATCGAGTGacgatttgaaaaacttgaacAAGTACTTGTCAAAAGGTAAGGTTGTTGGTATCTCCTTGGCATGTGCCTTGGGCTCAACAGCGCTTTTGGGATTATTGTACATCATTCCGTACTTTGCCCTACtcaagaatagaaaaggtTACGTGCAACGAATCCACGAGCTGGATATGATGCAAGCCGTCAACCCAGAGGATCTTCTACACGAAATTGATTTGCagagagaaaagtaa
- the VPS10 gene encoding vacuolar protein sorting/targeting protein PEP1, whose product MKWLYNPIVLLAYLFVLSGAAYTPEVRLSTHDVLPSAMQYFDDSPTILSLKNDRLWISQDDGKSFEEVGATKDQHVVSFQIDPFLKDRAFVMTNTKTHFYTENQGKSWKKFDAPIYELKENGMASVPSIEFNAADSNLLIISNYQCPDSGKYSHRCEHKYHYTTDGFRSVSKELPIKAHVCRFARSNPKSQIAKVSSIYCAVNELNSYKHIVRSTLIRSDNFGKDQNVVDLNESGSGAIIDIKVEESFLTVVQKLDKFSENSKIDMYVSRDGESFFKADLQVDIKYGVMSFLDSSPSSFFVQTTDYSSKMSDVAKLFRSDSSGVHYKLLLDNIAEGIVMKVENIDGAWLANTAVDKESDSDDLNSFLDFLLGGGFAKDIVTKFSFDDGDTWQLLKSNNEKCKLADGCSVHLWSFSEYSGKGKFVTGPTPGILMGIGSEGKHLGKYEEMNTYVSRDGGASWDLAIDTPCVFSFGDQGNIIMAVPYHGVKQESPANYFYFSLDQGLSWEKVELEEGIFVLDILTTLDGTSRKFLIEGVKPEEGKQGYTRAKEVQYFVDFANVHDGKVCSDSDFEEWTARKIDEDSSPTCVYGHREKFRRRKADAKCSVDKLFEDIKVIDDPCECTEADFECSIGFMPSEKGDGQKCVPDPTAIKALCGSSKSSVLEIYDKTLVQEDKCNMGGKKIDDFATMEKFKCSEYNKPGDDNSGEVSKIVVKLNEIEGRLSQYAYVGTDDDKLADNVVLKTSEDRAYISNDGGISFVKVPVHDRILGFFTGPVSGQVVLLTDSEYMYVSQDGGALFERRKIPAELSSQISRPIAFHKTDADKFIWIGSDCSKGNCEPVAYYTTNGGQSFKELMTGAITCDYVGSVFEQPEENLVYCTKVEDNNLRSLWSINGQKNPEKLFDNIVGYAVTGHYVVVAVVQDKSLEAKVTVDGKTFADADFPNDLKVEAHQAYTVLDSTSGSIFMHVTTSSKRDFEYGTLLKSNSNGTYFVTSLPNVNRNDVGFVDFDKIEGLEGLIIANIVANYKEDKAPKKLQTQVSRNDGSEWGYFIPPPTDSKGVKYKCNGSPLSKCALHLHGFTERADYRDTYSSGSATGFLIGVGNVGEYLTDYNEAATFLSIDGGVTWKEVQEGVYHWEFGDQGTILALVSANDDTDSIIYSLDEGKTWSEYKFSDKKVKVLDLATVPTDTSRKFLIFAVDPKDSRETLSFSIDFTNIYARQCQLDLDHPDSDDYEYWSPIHPEGQDKCLFGHEAKYLRRLSNKNDCFIGPAPLSEAYKQIRVCPCTRRDYECDYNYVRDPSDNTCKLVPGMSAGDRKKSMCEKPDAFQYFDSTGYRKIPLSTCVGGKQFDKWEPKACPGKQKEFNEYYGRDVKGGKLFILLFVPIVVFVFATWFVYDRGIKRNGGFQRLGSIRLDEEDFSDGFHPIEDNKIDVVVNRIVKGGVVVAAGVVATLKTVRKIDSLLLNKIGDVVFRRNTGRRNYVNIPEEDDELFGDYEDGDEDVDEELQDGARYSSQYHRDVDHDQENLSDNNKKKKNNYDDDDDDDDHEIFRHKYSDFDDAEDLGADHLVIGNSTRTTSNERLFDIDDADDVDDEDEVFDKKKNANDEEAQE is encoded by the coding sequence atGAAATGGCTATATAACCCTATAGTGCTATTAGCCTACTTGTTTGTCCTTAGTGGAGCAGCATATACACCCGAAGTTAGGCTCTCGACTCACGATGTGTTACCATCTGCAATGCAATACTTTGATGACTCACCCACTATACTTTCTTTAAAGAATGATAGACTCTGGATCTCACAAGATGATGGGAAACTGTTTGAAGAGGTTGGTGCAACTAAGGACCAGCATGTTGTCTCATTTCAAATTGATCCTTTTCTCAAGGATAGAGCATTTGTCATGACAAACACAAAGACCCATTTTTACACAGAAAACCAAGGAAAATCGTGGAAAAAGTTTGATGCACCAATCTATGAGTTGAAAGAAAACGGAATGGCCTCAGTACCATCAATTGAGTTCAACGCAGCTGACTCTAATTTATTGATCATTTCTAATTACCAATGCCCAGACTCGGGCAAGTACTCGCACAGGTGTGAGCACAAGTATCATTACACTACTGATGGGTTCAGGTCCGTATCGAAAGAGTTACCAATTAAAGCTCATGTTTGTCGGTTTGCTAGATCTAATCCCAAATCTCAAATTGCCAAGGTATCATCCATATATTGCGCGGTTAATGAATTAAACTCCTACAAACATATTGTACGATCAACTCTCATTAGGTCAGACAATTTTGGCAAGGATCAAAACGTGGTTGACCTCAATGAGTCTGGAAGCGGTGCTATAATTGATATTAAAGTCGAGGAAAGCTTTTTAACCGTTGTGCAAAAATTGGACAAGTTTAGTGAGAATTCAAAGATTGATATGTACGTGTCTCGTGACGGTGAAAGTTTCTTTAAAGCTGATTTGCAAGTGGATATTAAATATGGAGTGATGTCATTTTTGGATTCGTCTCCATCATCCTTTTTTGTGCAAACTACAGACTATAGTAGCAAGATGTCAGATGTCGCGAAATTATTTAGATCAGACTCGAGCGGTGTCCACTATAAGCTATTACTTGATAATATTGCAGAAGGAATAGTCATGAAGGTTGAGAATATTGACGGTGCATGGTTAGCCAATACTGCGGTGGACAAAGAGTCTGATAGCGATGACTTGAATTCTTTCTTGGATTTCTTGTTAGGCGGAGGTTTCGCAAAAGATATCGTGACAAAATTCTCgtttgatgatggtgatacTTGGCAACTACTTAAACTGAATAATGAAAAGTGCAAACTTGCTGACGGGTGTTCAGTACATCTTTGGTCATTTAGCGAATATAGCGGTAAAGGAAAGTTTGTTACTGGACCAACACCTGGTATTTTGATGGGTATAGGATCCGAAGGGAAACACCTTGGAAAATATGAAGAGATGAACACCTATGTTTCAAGAGATGGAGGTGCTTCGTGGGATCTTGCAATTGATACCCCATGCGTGTTTTCGTTTGGTGATCAGGGAAATATCATTATGGCTGTACCATACCACGGTGTAAAACAAGAGAGTCCCGcaaattatttttatttctcacTTGACCAAGGACTTAGCTGGGAAAAGGTTGAGTTAGAAGAAGGCATCTTTGTGCTTGACATATTGACAACTTTGGACGGAACATCGCGTAAATTTTTAATTGAGGGAGTGAAACCAGAAGAAGGTAAACAGGGATATACAAGAGCAAAAGAGGTGCAGTATTTTGTAGATTTTGCAAATGTCCATGATGGTAAGGTATGTTCTGATTCTGATTTTGAAGAATGGACAGCAAGGAAAATAGATGAGGATTCATCCCCTACTTGTGTTTATGGTCACAGGGAGAAATTTAGAAGGAGAAAAGCCGATGCAAAATGCTCTGTCGATAAATTGTTTGAAGACATCAAAGTCATTGATGATCCTTGCGAATGTACAGAGGCTGACTTTGAATGTTCAATCGGATTTATGCCAAGCGAAAAAGGAGATGGGCAGAAATGCGTGCCAGATCCGACTGCAATCAAAGCTCTTTGTGGCTCAAGCAAAAGTAGTGTGCTTGAAATCTATGATAAGACATTGGTTCAAGAAGACAAATGTAATATGGGCGGTAAGAagattgatgattttgCCACTATGGAGAAATTCAAGTGTTCAGAGTACAACAAACCTGGCGATGATAATAGTGGTGaagtttcaaaaattgttgtGAAGTTGAACGAGATTGAAGGAAGATTATCGCAATATGCATATGTTGGAACCGATGACGATAAGCTTGCCGATAATGTAGTTTTAAAGACTAGTGAAGACCGGGCGTATATCTCAAATGATGGTGGTATTTCGTTTGTCAAAGTTCCTGTTCATGACAGAATTTTGGGCTTTTTTACAGGTCCAGTATCAGGTCAAGTGGTGCTCTTGACAGATTCTGAGTATATGTATGTTTCGCAAGATGGTGGTGCTTTATTcgagagaagaaagatacCAGCTGAATTAAGCAGCCAGATCTCGAGACCAATCGCATTCCACAAAACAGATGCTGATAAATTCATATGGATTGGGTCTGATTGTTCTAAAGGCAACTGTGAACCTGTCGCGTATTATACAACAAACGGTGGTCAGAGTTTTAAGGAGTTGATGACAGGTGCAATTACATGTGACTATGTTGGTTCTGTGTTTGAGCAGCCAGAAGAGAACTTGGTATATTGCACAAAAGTTGAAGACAACAATTTGAGAAGCTTGTGGTCTATCAATGGACAGAAGAATCCagaaaaactttttgaCAATATTGTAGGATATGCTGTAACTGGCCATTATGtggttgttgcagttgttcaAGATAAATCATTGGAGGCTAAGGTAACAGTGGATGGTAAAACATTTGCAGATGCTGATTTCCCAAATGACCTTAAAGTTGAAGCTCACCAGGCGTACACTGTGTTGGACTCAACATCTGGCTCGATCTTTATGCACGTGACTACCAGTTCCAAGAGAGACTTTGAATACGGCACATTGCTCAAGTCTAATTCGAATGGTACGTACTTTGTTACCTCATTACCAAATGTCAACCGTAATGATGTTGggtttgttgattttgataaGATTGAGGGATTAGAAGGGTTAATAATTGCAAACATTGTGGCAAATTACAAAGAGGATAAGGCTCCCAAGAAGTTGCAAACACAAGTGTCTAGAAATGATGGAAGTGAATGGGGCTACTTTATTCCTCCACCTACAGACTCTAAAGGTGTGAAATACAAGTGCAATGGATCTCCGCTTTCCAAGTGTGCTTTGCATTTACACGGATTTACGGAAAGAGCTGATTATAGAGATACTTACTCGTCTGGATCAGCTACTGGGTTCCTTATTGGCGTGGGAAATGTTGGAGAATACTTGACGGATTACAATGAAGCTGCGACATTTTTGAGTATTGATGGTGGAGTTACTTGGAAAGAAGTTCAAGAAGGTGTTTATCACTGGGAGTTTGGCGATCAAGGAACAATCTTGGCGCTTGTAAGTGCAAACGATGACACTGATTCTATTATTTATTCGCTAGACGAAGGAAAGACATGGTCGGAGTACAAGTTTTCTGACAAGAAAGTTAAAGTTCTTGATTTGGCTACTGTGCCCACAGACACATCTAGGAAGTTCCTCATTTTTGCTGTTGATCCAAAAGACTCTCGCGAAACTTTATCGTTCTCCATAGATTTTACCAACATATATGCTCGTCAGTGCCAGTTGGATTTAGACCATCCGGATCTGGATGACTACGAATATTGGTCACCCATACACCCCGAAGGCCAAGACAAGTGTCTTTTTGGTCACGAGGCCAAGTATCTTCGTCGATTGTCCAACAAAAACGATTGTTTTATTGGCCCAGCTCCTTTATCAGAAGCGTATAAACAAATTCGTGTTTGTCCATGTACTCGACGCGATTACGAATGCGATTATAACTACGTTAGAGATCCACTGGATAACACATGTAAGCTTGTTCCTGGGATGTCAGCAGGTGatagaaaaaagagcaTGTGCGAAAAACCCGATGCATTTCAATACTTTGATAGTACTGGGTACCGAAAAATCCCTCTTTCAACTTGTGTTGGAGGTAAACAATTCGACAAATGGGAACCAAAAGCTTGTCCAGGtaagcaaaaagaattcAATGAATACTATGGACGCGATGTCAAAGGAGGCAAATTGTTTATCTTACTCTTTGTGCCGattgttgtgtttgtatttgcTACTTGGTTTGTTTACGATCGTGGTATCAAAAGAAACGGAGGTTTCCAAAGGCTTGGACTGATTAGGTTGGATGAAGAGGATTTCAGCGATGGGTTCCATCCAATAGAGGACAACAAAATTGATGTGGTTGTTAACCGGATTGTCAAAGGGggcgttgttgttgcagcaGGTGTTGTGGCTACATTGAAAACTGTGAGAAAAATAGATTCACTTTTGTTGAATAAGATTGGAGATGTTGTGTTTAGGAGAAACAcgggaagaagaaattacGTAAACATCccagaagaagatgatgaactATTTGGTGATTACGAAGATGGCGACGAAGATGTGGATGAAGAATTACAAGATGGTGCTAGGTATAGTTCACAATACCACCGTGATGTTGATCATGATCAGGAAAATCTTTctgataataataagaagaagaagaataattatgatgatgatgatgatgatgatgatcaCGAAATCTTTAGACACAAGTATAGTGATTTCGACGATGCTGAAGATTTAGGTGCTGATCATCTAGTCATTGGCAATTCAACAAGAACCACCAGCAATGAAAGACTATTCGACATTGACGACGCAGATGATGTGGATGATGAAGACGAGGTTTTtgataagaaaaaaaatgcaaatgacGAAGAAGCACAAGAATAG
- a CDS encoding uncharacterized protein (MEROPS:MER0210302) codes for MTIHNVSLFTTIFNIFKFCVLYITSSLGISLERFIKCRKVKNINDIVSEYGYRARDHVVTTKDGYLLVIHKLEKLHNVTDHHSSSGQIVYFHHGLMTNSELWVLGSSKEKFLPFLLVDLGYEVWLGNNRGNKYSKKHLKLSSASPEFWDFSLDELAYFDVPDSLKYIQDFYKYKRNGQYVDQVQEYLNRNLNQDPHGNGNGNGNGNCDNDSGGEFSEESTQSSTPLPQHLNSSSTTTLVSNSVAGHGHSRDIIYIGFSQGCSQLLASLGLYPSLNGTIKLFVGLSPAIIPKQSPNSIVRLITDQTAADNTFLYSFFGQRAILPSVPFWATIFGARLHGKIIDKAVQILFGWTGDNISQGQKMKGYPQLFSNTSVKTIVHWYQIVKSGYFQMFDETGSCGLTGLSSISADCRQKGTRVTPFPISDHLDVPMMLFFGDKDILVDVESTKSLILDSNPMMNEKLEVVKCYGYEHMDTLWGNDVYDKVFSKIIDRLESNGLSEGK; via the coding sequence ATGACAATTCACAACGTATCGTTGTTTACCACAATTTTCAATATCTTCAAGTTTTGTGTCCTTTACATCACTAGCTCATTGGGTATTAGCCTTGAACGCTTCATAAAGTGCAGAAAAGTTAAAAACATTAATGATATAGTATCAGAATATGGATACAGAGCGCGAGATCACGTTGTCACAACAAAAGATGGCTATTTATTGGTAATTCACAAGTTGGAGAAATTGCACAATGTTACTGATCACCATTCGTCCTCGGGACAAATCGTTTATTTCCATCATGGCTTGATGACAAACTCCGAGTTATGGGTATTGGGCAGTtcgaaagaaaaattccTACCCTTTTTGCTTGTTGATCTTGGCTATGAAGTTTGGTTGGGCAACAACCGAGGCAACAAATACTCCAAAAAACATTTGAAATTGTCATCTGCAAGTCCTGAATTTTGGGACTTTTCGCTCGATGAATTGGCATATTTTGATGTACCAGATAGTCTAAAATATATTCAAGATTTTTACAAGTACAAGCGTAATGGCCAGTATGTGGATCAGGTGCAGGAGTATTTGAATCGAAATCTAAATCAAGACCCTCATGGCAATGGCAacggaaatggaaatggtaATTGCGATAACGACAGTGGTGGTGAATTTCTGGAGGAGAGTACACAGTCTTCAACACCATTACCACAACACCTCAACTCCagttcaacaacaactttggTATCCAATAGTGTGGCTGGCCATGGTCATTCTCGAGATATCATCTATATCGGGTTCTCGCAAGGGTGTTCGCAATTGCTCGCGAGTCTTGGTCTTTACCCAAGTCTTAATGGTACAATTAAACTATTTGTTGGATTATCGCCGGCGATTATACCTAAACAGCTGCCAAATTCCATCGTTCGTTTAATCACAGACCAGACAGCTGCAGATAATACGTTTCTTTACAGCTTTTTCGGCCAACGAGCAATTCTCCCTAGTGTTCCATTTTGGGCTACTATATTTGGGGCTCGTCTCCATGGAAAAATTATTGATAAAGCGGTGCAGATCTTGTTTGGTTGGACGGGCGATAATATCAGTCAAGGCCAAAAGATGAAAGGTTACCCTCAACTCTTTTCAAACACTTCGGTAAAAACCATAGTTCATTGGTATCAGATTGTCAAGTCCGgttattttcaaatgttTGATGAAACTGGTTCGTGTGGGTTAACAGGATTATCATCGATATCGGCAGATTGTAGACAAAAGGGAACCAGAGTTACACCTTTCCCCATAAGTGACCATTTGGATGTACCCatgatgttgttttttggaGATAAGGATATATTGGTCGATGTTGAGCTGACAAAATCATTGATACTTGATAGTAATCCAATGATGAACGAAAAATTGGAAGTGGTTAAGTGCTATGGGTATGAGCATATGGATACCCTTTGGGGCAATGATGTTTATGACAAAgtgttttccaaaattatCGATCGATTAGAAAGTAATGGCCTTCTGGAAGGTAAATAG